In Massilia violaceinigra, one DNA window encodes the following:
- the kdgD gene encoding 5-dehydro-4-deoxyglucarate dehydratase: protein MNPQELKHILSSGLLSFPLTDFDDQGNFNARTYAERLDWLAPYGASALFAAGGTGEFFSLTPTEYSDVIRTAVDTCRGKVPILAGAGGPTRTAIALAQEAERLGAHGILLLPHYLTEASQDGLIAHVEAVCASVKFGVVVYNRGQCRLTADSLEKLAARCPNLIGFKDGIGDIELMVQIWRRMGDRFSYLGGLPTAEVYAAAYKALGTPVYSSAVFNFMPKMAMDFYHAIAADDHATTNRLLDQFFLPYLEIRNRKAGYAVSIVKAGARLVGHSAGPVRAPLTDMTAEEDAMLEKLITAQGAQ from the coding sequence ATGAATCCGCAAGAACTCAAACACATCCTGTCGTCCGGCCTGCTGTCGTTTCCACTGACCGACTTCGACGACCAGGGCAATTTCAACGCGCGCACCTACGCCGAGCGCCTCGACTGGCTCGCTCCGTACGGCGCCAGCGCTCTGTTCGCGGCCGGCGGCACCGGTGAGTTCTTCTCCCTGACCCCAACCGAGTACTCGGACGTGATCCGCACCGCGGTCGATACCTGCCGCGGCAAAGTGCCGATCCTGGCCGGCGCCGGCGGCCCGACCCGCACCGCGATCGCCCTGGCCCAGGAAGCCGAGCGCCTCGGCGCCCATGGCATCCTGCTGCTGCCGCACTACCTGACCGAAGCAAGCCAGGACGGCCTGATCGCCCACGTCGAAGCGGTGTGCGCATCCGTCAAATTCGGCGTCGTCGTCTACAACCGCGGCCAGTGCCGCCTGACCGCCGACTCGCTCGAAAAGCTGGCCGCGCGCTGCCCTAACCTGATCGGCTTCAAGGACGGCATCGGCGACATCGAACTGATGGTGCAAATCTGGCGCCGCATGGGCGACCGCTTCAGCTACCTGGGCGGCCTGCCGACCGCGGAAGTCTACGCCGCTGCTTATAAAGCGCTGGGCACCCCGGTGTACTCGTCGGCCGTATTCAACTTCATGCCGAAAATGGCGATGGACTTCTACCACGCGATCGCCGCCGACGACCACGCGACCACCAACCGCCTGCTGGACCAGTTCTTCCTGCCTTACCTCGAAATCCGCAACCGCAAGGCCGGCTACGCGGTGAGCATCGTCAAGGCCGGCGCGCGCCTGGTTGGCCATTCGGCGGGCCCCGTCCGCGCTCCGCTGACCGACATGACGGCCGAAGAAGACGCCATGCTGGAGAAGCTGATCACCGCCCAGGGCGCCCAATAA
- a CDS encoding multicopper oxidase family protein → MVSRRNFFTGAGAVAVSTALVSRAGAASLPEAVIMDKAATQPPLMPPNGRPYNPVVTLNGWTLPWRMKDGVKEFHLVAEPVVREIAPGMKANLWGYNGQSPGPTIEVVEGDRVRIFVTNKLPEHTSVHWHGQRLPNGMDGVTGLTQPGIDPGKTFVYEFVAKRPGTFMYHPHADEMTQMAMGMMGFWITHPKDHNFMRVDRDFCFLLNAYDIDPGSYTPKVNTMLDFNLWTFNSRAFPGIDPMVIAQNDKVRIRVGNLTMTNHPIHMHGHEFVVTGTDGGWTPPASRWPEVTTDIAVGQMRAIEFVANEPGDWAFHCHKSHHTMNAMGHDVPTLIGVDQREVLGKINKLVPGYMVMGDKGMADMGEMEMPLPDNTLPMMTGRGPFGGIGMGGMFTMMKVRKGLARGDYKDPGWYKHPPGTVAYEWKEGGIAKPEPVRAPDADRMAAKPGEKVLQVTKPGKNHAH, encoded by the coding sequence ATGGTTTCACGTAGAAATTTCTTCACTGGCGCGGGCGCGGTTGCCGTCAGCACGGCGCTGGTCTCGCGCGCCGGTGCCGCTTCGCTGCCGGAAGCGGTCATCATGGACAAGGCAGCGACCCAGCCGCCGCTCATGCCGCCCAACGGCCGCCCGTACAACCCGGTGGTCACCCTCAACGGCTGGACTTTGCCCTGGCGGATGAAGGACGGTGTCAAGGAATTCCACCTGGTGGCCGAGCCGGTGGTGCGCGAAATCGCGCCCGGCATGAAAGCCAACCTGTGGGGTTACAACGGCCAGTCGCCGGGACCGACCATCGAAGTGGTGGAAGGCGACCGGGTACGCATTTTCGTCACCAACAAGCTGCCCGAACACACCAGCGTGCACTGGCACGGCCAGCGCCTGCCCAACGGCATGGATGGCGTGACCGGCCTGACCCAGCCCGGCATCGACCCGGGCAAGACCTTCGTCTATGAATTCGTGGCCAAGCGTCCCGGCACCTTCATGTACCACCCGCACGCCGACGAAATGACGCAGATGGCGATGGGGATGATGGGCTTCTGGATCACCCACCCCAAGGACCACAACTTCATGCGGGTCGACCGCGACTTCTGCTTTTTGCTCAACGCCTACGACATCGACCCGGGCAGCTACACACCCAAGGTCAACACGATGCTCGACTTTAATCTGTGGACCTTCAACAGCCGCGCCTTTCCCGGCATCGACCCGATGGTGATCGCGCAGAACGACAAGGTGCGCATCCGGGTCGGCAACCTGACCATGACCAACCATCCGATCCACATGCACGGCCACGAGTTCGTGGTGACGGGCACCGATGGCGGCTGGACTCCGCCGGCGTCGCGCTGGCCGGAAGTGACGACCGATATCGCGGTCGGCCAGATGCGCGCGATCGAGTTCGTCGCCAACGAGCCGGGCGACTGGGCCTTCCATTGCCACAAATCGCACCACACCATGAACGCCATGGGCCATGACGTGCCGACCCTGATCGGCGTCGACCAGCGCGAGGTGCTCGGCAAGATCAACAAGCTGGTGCCGGGCTACATGGTCATGGGCGACAAGGGCATGGCCGACATGGGCGAGATGGAAATGCCGCTGCCGGACAATACGCTGCCGATGATGACCGGCAGGGGCCCGTTCGGCGGCATCGGCATGGGCGGCATGTTCACCATGATGAAAGTGCGCAAAGGGCTGGCGCGCGGCGACTACAAGGACCCGGGCTGGTACAAGCATCCGCCCGGGACCGTGGCCTACGAATGGAAGGAAGGCGGCATCGCCAAACCGGAGCCGGTGCGCGCGCCGGATGCCGACCGGATGGCGGCAAAACCTGGCGAGAAGGTGCTGCAAGTGACCAAACCGGGCAAAAATCATGCACACTGA
- a CDS encoding YkgJ family cysteine cluster protein, protein MNCRDNCGACCTAPSITSPIPGMPDGKPAGVRCVQLTDDNLCRIFGKPERPAFCGGLQPSEEMCGTSREHAIQWLGELERVTTPTPDYAGQ, encoded by the coding sequence ATGAATTGCCGTGACAATTGCGGCGCATGCTGCACCGCCCCGTCGATCACCAGTCCGATTCCCGGCATGCCGGACGGGAAACCCGCGGGTGTGCGATGCGTGCAGCTGACCGACGACAATCTGTGCCGCATTTTCGGCAAGCCGGAACGGCCTGCGTTTTGCGGCGGGCTGCAGCCGTCCGAAGAGATGTGCGGAACCAGCCGCGAACATGCGATCCAGTGGCTGGGTGAGTTAGAGCGCGTGACAACACCCACCCCGGACTATGCCGGGCAATGA
- a CDS encoding heavy-metal-associated domain-containing protein: MIKLSIPDMSCGHCAGVITKTIKELDHDAVIAFDMPARTALLNTTAAQERVVASLADAGYPATVAR; encoded by the coding sequence ATGATCAAGCTGAGTATCCCCGACATGAGCTGCGGCCATTGCGCAGGCGTCATTACCAAGACCATCAAGGAGCTGGACCATGATGCCGTCATCGCGTTCGACATGCCGGCGCGCACGGCCCTGCTGAACACGACAGCGGCGCAGGAGCGCGTTGTCGCCAGCCTGGCCGATGCCGGCTACCCTGCGACGGTGGCCCGGTAA
- a CDS encoding YybH family protein, with protein sequence MRKYVLLAVLGLASLHARAATPSETLAAFHAALHAGDQARAMALLSPDAVIYEAGHIERSRSEYADHHLADDIAFARATTRRVLRHKERIDGNIAIILDETESKGTFKGKKINALGTETALLEKKGDGWVVLHFHWSSRKAK encoded by the coding sequence ATGCGTAAATACGTTCTGCTTGCCGTCCTCGGACTGGCATCGCTACATGCCCGGGCGGCGACGCCCAGCGAGACGCTGGCGGCCTTCCACGCCGCCCTGCACGCGGGCGACCAGGCGCGCGCAATGGCGCTCCTGAGCCCCGATGCGGTCATTTACGAAGCCGGCCATATAGAACGCTCGCGCAGCGAATACGCGGACCATCACCTGGCGGACGACATTGCGTTCGCCAGGGCCACCACGCGCAGGGTGTTGCGGCACAAGGAGCGGATCGACGGCAACATCGCCATCATCCTGGACGAAACCGAGAGCAAGGGTACGTTCAAGGGCAAGAAGATCAATGCGTTGGGAACCGAGACGGCGCTGCTGGAGAAAAAAGGCGACGGCTGGGTGGTGCTGCATTTTCACTGGTCGTCGCGCAAAGCGAAGTAA
- a CDS encoding aldehyde dehydrogenase (NADP(+)): MQINGEMVIGQRTLRGTAGVVRAIDPSRNDTMGPDFGLATDADVDAACALAQSAFDAYRNTTPEQRAVFLETIAEGILQLGSALIERAALETGLPTARLEGERGRTVNQLRLFAKVARDGYFIDATIDSALPDRVPPRPDLRLRKIPLGPVAVFGASNFPLAFSVGGGDTASALAAGCPVIVKAHGAHLGTSELVGKVIAQAVADCKLPEGVFSMLFGEGRQIGQRLVDHPAIKAVGFTGSRQGGLALMRTVALRAEPIPVYAEMSSINPVFLLPAALSNDRAAVAQGFVDSLTLGVGQFCTNPGLVMGLQGDHFDQFVEAAAAALQGKGAGTMLTPGIHKAYVGGVEQLSGIDGVTLVAKGKPDGAGCAAQASLYVCEAATYLSTPALESEIFGPCALLVRCRDAEQMQQVAEHLEGQLTATVHALAADRAHAAALLPVLERKAGRILFNGYPTGVEVAHAMVHGGPFPATSDSRSTSVGASAIDRFLRPVCYQNVPADLLPDALADNNPLGLTRLVDGAMQLPQ, from the coding sequence ATGCAAATCAATGGAGAAATGGTCATCGGCCAACGCACCTTGCGCGGCACGGCCGGCGTGGTGCGCGCGATCGACCCGTCCCGTAACGACACGATGGGCCCGGACTTCGGCCTGGCCACCGACGCCGACGTCGACGCCGCCTGCGCCCTTGCGCAAAGCGCCTTCGACGCCTACCGCAACACCACGCCGGAGCAGCGCGCGGTCTTTTTGGAGACCATCGCCGAGGGCATCCTCCAACTCGGCTCCGCGCTGATCGAACGCGCCGCGCTCGAAACCGGCCTGCCGACGGCGCGCCTGGAAGGCGAACGCGGCCGCACCGTCAACCAACTGCGCCTGTTCGCCAAGGTCGCGCGCGACGGCTACTTCATCGACGCCACCATCGATTCGGCCCTGCCGGACCGCGTGCCGCCGCGTCCCGATCTGCGCCTGCGCAAGATCCCGTTGGGACCGGTCGCCGTCTTCGGCGCCAGTAACTTCCCGCTGGCGTTTTCGGTCGGCGGCGGCGATACCGCCTCGGCGCTGGCCGCCGGCTGCCCGGTCATCGTCAAGGCGCACGGCGCCCACCTCGGCACCTCGGAACTGGTTGGCAAGGTCATTGCCCAGGCGGTGGCCGACTGCAAGCTGCCCGAAGGCGTGTTCTCGATGCTGTTCGGCGAAGGCCGCCAGATCGGCCAGCGCCTGGTCGACCATCCGGCCATCAAGGCGGTCGGCTTCACCGGCTCGCGCCAGGGCGGCCTGGCGCTGATGCGCACCGTCGCCCTGCGTGCCGAACCGATTCCCGTGTACGCCGAAATGAGCAGCATCAATCCGGTGTTCCTGCTGCCGGCCGCCTTATCAAACGACCGCGCCGCCGTGGCGCAGGGCTTCGTCGATTCGCTGACCCTGGGCGTGGGCCAGTTCTGCACCAATCCTGGCCTGGTCATGGGTCTGCAGGGCGACCACTTCGACCAGTTCGTCGAAGCGGCGGCCGCCGCGCTGCAAGGCAAGGGCGCCGGCACCATGCTCACCCCGGGCATCCACAAGGCCTACGTGGGCGGCGTGGAACAGCTCTCCGGCATCGACGGCGTGACCCTGGTCGCCAAGGGCAAACCGGACGGCGCCGGCTGCGCCGCCCAAGCCTCGCTGTACGTGTGCGAAGCGGCCACCTATCTGTCCACGCCTGCGCTGGAGTCCGAAATCTTCGGACCGTGCGCCTTGCTGGTGCGCTGCCGCGATGCGGAGCAGATGCAGCAGGTCGCCGAACATCTCGAAGGCCAGCTGACCGCCACCGTGCACGCCCTGGCCGCCGACCGTGCGCACGCCGCGGCGCTGCTGCCGGTGCTGGAACGCAAAGCGGGCCGCATTCTGTTCAACGGCTACCCGACCGGCGTCGAAGTGGCGCATGCGATGGTCCACGGCGGCCCGTTCCCGGCCACCTCGGACAGCCGCAGCACCTCGGTCGGCGCGTCCGCCATCGACCGCTTCCTGCGGCCCGTGTGCTACCAGAATGTGCCGGCGGACTTGCTTCCGGACGCACTTGCCGACAATAATCCCCTGGGCCTGACCCGCCTTGTCGACGGAGCCATGCAGCTCCCGCAGTAA
- a CDS encoding SMP-30/gluconolactonase/LRE family protein, whose amino-acid sequence MSKQASIEKVPGVTCKVGESPLWSAREGAWYWVDILGRRVWRLDAASGEQRIWFTAEMPACLALTGSGALLAGMETGVFELTLDVEVHAHASLLAALPDLKKGMRFNDGRCDRQGRFWSGTLDLDQPELRAAGSLYRYTREQGFSAPVVSNLVVQNGLGFSPDGRTMYLSDSHVSRQMIWAFDYDTDSGTPHNQRVFVDMNAHQGRPDGAAVDVDGCYWICGNDGGCLLRFTPEGKLDRTIDLPLLKPSMCSFGGPAMDTLLVTSIAAGRKPEDTESGALLLVRAGVQGMPETHFCD is encoded by the coding sequence ATGAGCAAGCAAGCCAGTATCGAAAAAGTACCGGGCGTGACCTGCAAGGTGGGCGAAAGCCCGCTGTGGAGCGCGCGCGAAGGCGCCTGGTACTGGGTCGACATTCTCGGCAGGCGCGTCTGGCGCCTCGATGCGGCAAGCGGCGAGCAGCGTATCTGGTTCACCGCCGAAATGCCGGCCTGTCTTGCGCTCACCGGCAGCGGCGCCCTGCTCGCGGGGATGGAGACCGGCGTGTTCGAGCTCACGCTCGATGTCGAGGTGCATGCGCATGCGTCGCTGCTGGCCGCGCTGCCCGACCTGAAGAAGGGCATGCGCTTCAACGACGGCCGCTGCGACCGTCAGGGACGCTTCTGGAGCGGCACGCTGGACCTCGACCAGCCCGAACTGCGCGCCGCAGGTTCCCTGTACCGCTACACGCGGGAGCAGGGCTTCTCGGCGCCGGTGGTATCGAACCTGGTGGTGCAGAACGGCCTGGGTTTTTCGCCGGACGGGCGCACCATGTATTTGTCCGACTCGCACGTCTCGCGCCAGATGATCTGGGCCTTCGACTACGACACCGACAGCGGCACGCCGCACAACCAGCGCGTGTTCGTCGACATGAACGCGCACCAGGGCCGTCCCGACGGCGCGGCGGTCGATGTCGACGGTTGCTACTGGATTTGCGGGAACGATGGCGGCTGCCTGCTGCGCTTCACGCCCGAGGGCAAGCTCGATCGCACCATCGACCTGCCGCTGCTCAAGCCATCGATGTGCAGTTTCGGAGGCCCCGCTATGGACACCTTGCTGGTCACCTCGATCGCGGCCGGCAGGAAGCCCGAGGACACCGAATCGGGCGCGTTGCTGCTGGTGCGCGCCGGTGTGCAGGGCATGCCCGAGACGCATTTTTGCGATTGA
- a CDS encoding TolC family protein, translating into MQRLSTPLRRIALAAICAGAAGCASFSPDGGYAEVRQLAQQRSGGAIPSTAPGAGSVEHQVAALLAKPLSADDAVTVALLNNRGLQAGYAELGIAEADLVQAGRIANPVFSFGRLKSHEGIEIERKLMLPVIGLLTMPVTTRLERRRYEQAQLRAASEVLRTADATRRAWYGAVAAQQSAEYMEQVKNAAEASAELARRMAVAGNWSKLQHAREQAFYADSVAQLARARQTRTVEREKLTRLMGLSSPTAFTLPQRLPDLPAAPREVMDAEAQAMNNRLDMLMAQKELAGLASSLSLTRVTRFVNLLDLSYLRNTGETGERATGYEIELQIPLFDWGSTRVAKAEAMYMQAVHRAAGFAVDARSQVRESYGAYRTAYDLARHYRDEVVPLKKRIADEQLLRYNGMLISVFELLADAREQVVSVNAAIEAQRDYWIADAALQAALTGAGDSAAAATPAPRAGSAAPAQH; encoded by the coding sequence ATGCAACGATTATCGACTCCGCTGCGCCGCATCGCCCTGGCGGCCATCTGCGCCGGCGCCGCCGGCTGCGCATCGTTTTCGCCCGATGGCGGCTACGCCGAGGTGCGCCAGCTCGCGCAGCAGCGCAGCGGCGGCGCCATTCCATCCACCGCACCGGGCGCCGGCAGCGTGGAGCACCAGGTCGCCGCGCTGCTGGCCAAGCCTTTGTCGGCCGACGATGCGGTGACCGTCGCCCTGCTCAATAACCGCGGCCTGCAGGCCGGCTACGCGGAACTGGGCATCGCCGAAGCGGACCTGGTGCAGGCCGGGCGCATCGCCAACCCGGTGTTCAGTTTCGGCCGCCTGAAAAGCCATGAGGGCATCGAGATCGAACGCAAGCTGATGCTGCCGGTGATCGGCCTGCTGACGATGCCGGTCACCACGCGCCTCGAACGGCGCCGCTACGAACAGGCGCAACTGCGCGCCGCCAGCGAGGTGCTGCGCACCGCCGACGCCACCCGGCGCGCCTGGTACGGCGCGGTCGCGGCCCAACAAAGCGCCGAGTACATGGAGCAGGTGAAAAACGCCGCCGAAGCGAGCGCCGAACTGGCGCGCCGCATGGCGGTGGCCGGCAACTGGAGCAAACTGCAGCACGCGCGCGAACAGGCGTTTTACGCCGATTCGGTGGCCCAGCTGGCCCGCGCGCGCCAGACGCGCACTGTCGAACGGGAAAAACTCACGCGCCTGATGGGCCTTTCAAGCCCGACTGCCTTCACCCTGCCCCAACGCCTGCCCGACCTGCCGGCGGCCCCGCGCGAGGTGATGGATGCCGAAGCGCAGGCCATGAACAACCGGCTCGACATGCTGATGGCGCAAAAGGAACTGGCCGGACTGGCCTCCTCCCTCAGCCTGACGCGCGTCACACGCTTCGTCAACCTGCTCGACCTGAGCTACCTGCGCAACACCGGCGAAACGGGCGAGCGCGCCACCGGCTACGAGATCGAATTGCAGATTCCCCTGTTCGACTGGGGCAGCACCAGAGTGGCCAAGGCCGAAGCGATGTACATGCAGGCGGTGCACCGCGCCGCCGGTTTTGCTGTCGACGCCCGCTCGCAGGTGCGCGAAAGCTATGGCGCCTACCGCACCGCCTACGACCTGGCGCGCCACTACCGCGACGAAGTGGTGCCGCTCAAAAAACGCATCGCGGACGAGCAGCTGCTGCGCTACAACGGGATGCTGATCAGCGTCTTCGAACTGCTGGCCGACGCGCGCGAGCAGGTTGTCAGCGTCAACGCCGCGATCGAAGCGCAGCGCGACTACTGGATCGCCGACGCCGCCCTGCAAGCCGCGCTGACCGGCGCCGGCGACAGCGCCGCAGCCGCAACCCCGGCGCCACGCGCCGGCAGCGCCGCGCCGGCCCAACACTGA
- a CDS encoding MFS transporter → MNQQVIGKYRWTICALLFFATTINYLDRQVLSLLATDLSKEFGWSNTDYANITAAFQFVYAFSMLFAGRVIDKLGTKRAFVLAITIWSLGAIMHAFAIGIGEGINGILTSLGMTVVPVSIAGFMMSRAVLALGEAGNFPAAIKATAEYFPKKERSFATGIFNSGANVGAILAPLTVPVIAAAWGWQMAFIIIGGIGFFWMAAWMVFYDTPANQARMGKAELDYINSDCVVVPEPAAGAPAAGIVKPKSSWFKLLGYRQTWAFALGKFMTDGVWWFFLFWLPKYLAATYGLKGTDIIVPLAVLYSMTMVGSIGGGWFPTYFINRGDNPYDGRMKAMLAIAFIPLVVLLAQPFGYISFWVPVILIGIGASAHQAWSANIFTTVSDMFPKHSVGSVVGIGGMAGGMGGVLLTKLGGWLFDYYGAMGQISTGYMIMFSICALAYLAAWTMMKTLVPRYREITDL, encoded by the coding sequence ATGAACCAGCAAGTCATAGGCAAGTACCGGTGGACGATTTGCGCCCTCCTGTTTTTCGCCACCACCATCAATTATCTGGACCGCCAGGTCCTCAGTCTCCTTGCCACCGACCTGTCGAAGGAGTTCGGCTGGTCCAATACCGATTACGCCAACATCACGGCGGCCTTCCAGTTTGTGTACGCGTTCTCGATGCTGTTCGCCGGCCGCGTGATCGACAAGCTAGGAACCAAGCGCGCCTTCGTCCTGGCCATTACCATCTGGTCGCTCGGCGCCATCATGCACGCTTTCGCCATCGGCATCGGCGAAGGCATCAACGGCATCCTGACCAGCCTTGGCATGACCGTGGTACCGGTATCGATCGCCGGCTTCATGATGTCGCGCGCGGTGCTGGCGCTGGGCGAGGCGGGCAATTTCCCGGCAGCGATCAAGGCCACCGCCGAATACTTTCCCAAGAAGGAGCGCTCGTTTGCCACCGGTATCTTCAACTCCGGCGCCAACGTCGGCGCCATCCTGGCGCCGCTCACCGTACCGGTGATTGCCGCCGCGTGGGGCTGGCAGATGGCGTTCATCATCATCGGCGGGATCGGCTTCTTCTGGATGGCCGCGTGGATGGTGTTCTACGATACCCCGGCCAACCAGGCGCGCATGGGCAAGGCGGAACTGGACTACATCAACAGCGATTGCGTGGTGGTTCCGGAGCCTGCGGCGGGCGCTCCCGCGGCGGGCATCGTCAAGCCGAAAAGCTCGTGGTTCAAGCTGCTCGGCTACCGCCAGACCTGGGCCTTCGCGCTCGGTAAATTCATGACCGACGGCGTGTGGTGGTTCTTCCTTTTCTGGCTGCCCAAGTACCTGGCCGCGACCTATGGCCTGAAAGGCACCGACATCATCGTGCCGCTGGCCGTCCTGTACAGCATGACCATGGTCGGCAGTATCGGCGGCGGCTGGTTCCCGACCTACTTCATCAACCGTGGCGACAATCCCTACGACGGGCGCATGAAGGCCATGCTGGCCATCGCGTTCATTCCGCTGGTGGTGCTGCTGGCGCAACCGTTCGGCTACATCAGCTTCTGGGTACCGGTGATCCTGATCGGCATCGGCGCATCGGCCCACCAGGCCTGGTCGGCCAACATCTTCACCACCGTCTCCGACATGTTCCCGAAACACAGCGTCGGTTCGGTGGTGGGCATCGGCGGCATGGCCGGCGGCATGGGCGGCGTGCTGCTCACCAAGCTCGGTGGCTGGCTGTTCGATTATTATGGCGCCATGGGCCAGATCAGCACCGGCTACATGATCATGTTCTCGATCTGCGCGCTGGCCTACCTGGCTGCATGGACGATGATGAAAACCCTGGTGCCGCGCTACCGCGAAATCACCGATCTGTAA
- a CDS encoding GNAT family N-acetyltransferase — translation MNIARLDPAHAAAYRSITLEALALHPDAYTSGEPERAALPASWWEARLDPDPASNEVVLGAFGADGTLAGTVGLSFEVREKGRHKVTLFGMYVTPLYRHGGLGEQLLNAALDYARLRPHAKIVQLTVTEENGAARGLYERLGFTAFGVEPFAIALGECYLAKVHMWRALAPLKAQD, via the coding sequence GTGAACATCGCGCGACTCGATCCTGCGCACGCTGCGGCGTACCGGTCGATCACGCTCGAAGCGCTTGCGCTCCACCCCGACGCCTACACATCCGGCGAGCCTGAGCGCGCCGCCTTGCCGGCGTCATGGTGGGAAGCGCGCCTCGATCCAGACCCCGCATCGAACGAAGTGGTGCTCGGTGCGTTCGGCGCCGACGGCACGCTTGCCGGCACCGTCGGCTTGTCGTTCGAGGTCCGCGAAAAAGGGCGCCACAAGGTCACCTTGTTCGGCATGTACGTCACGCCCCTGTACCGTCACGGCGGACTTGGCGAGCAATTGCTGAACGCTGCCCTGGACTACGCCCGTTTGCGTCCGCACGCAAAAATCGTCCAGCTCACGGTCACCGAAGAAAACGGCGCTGCCCGCGGCCTGTACGAACGGCTCGGTTTCACCGCCTTCGGCGTGGAGCCGTTCGCCATCGCGCTGGGCGAATGCTATCTCGCTAAGGTTCACATGTGGCGCGCGCTCGCTCCTCTGAAGGCCCAGGATTAA
- a CDS encoding FadR/GntR family transcriptional regulator: MTSTFTAQTLPPPRKKHRTLAQGVVEHITGSIQQGVLKPGDKLPTESAIMEQHGVSRTVVREAISHLQAAGWAQTRHGIGTFVIERSNAGLAINAESIVTVMDVLAMLELRISMEAEAAWLAAARRSEAQVAELAKVLGAMQRSVARGSPAVDADVQFHLLIAQSTGNRYFVDILSQLGTTIIPRARVNMPQLGHDDPAIYLERVNREHEDIFNAILRKDPEAARAAMRTHLSNSRERLRQAQQQLESNGA; the protein is encoded by the coding sequence ATGACATCCACCTTCACTGCCCAGACGCTCCCGCCACCCCGCAAGAAACATCGCACCCTCGCCCAGGGCGTGGTCGAGCACATCACGGGCAGCATCCAGCAGGGCGTGCTCAAGCCCGGCGACAAGCTGCCGACCGAATCGGCCATCATGGAGCAGCACGGCGTGAGCCGCACCGTGGTGCGCGAGGCGATTTCGCATTTGCAGGCAGCCGGCTGGGCGCAGACCCGGCACGGCATCGGCACCTTCGTCATCGAACGCAGCAATGCGGGCCTGGCGATCAATGCCGAGAGCATCGTCACCGTCATGGATGTACTGGCGATGCTGGAACTGCGCATCAGCATGGAGGCCGAAGCAGCCTGGCTGGCAGCGGCGCGCCGCAGCGAAGCGCAGGTGGCCGAACTGGCCAAGGTGCTCGGTGCCATGCAGCGCAGCGTGGCGCGCGGCAGCCCCGCCGTTGACGCCGATGTGCAATTTCACCTGCTGATCGCCCAGTCCACCGGCAACCGCTATTTCGTCGACATCCTGAGCCAGCTCGGCACCACCATCATCCCGCGTGCGCGCGTCAACATGCCGCAACTGGGGCATGACGATCCGGCCATCTACCTGGAACGCGTCAACCGCGAGCACGAAGACATCTTCAATGCGATCCTGCGCAAGGACCCGGAAGCGGCGCGCGCCGCCATGCGTACCCACCTGAGCAACAGCCGCGAGCGCCTGCGCCAGGCGCAGCAGCAACTGGAGTCGAACGGGGCCTGA